The Argopecten irradians isolate NY unplaced genomic scaffold, Ai_NY scaffold_1133, whole genome shotgun sequence genomic sequence attatacaattatttcgTATTATATTATGTGTCATAGATTCGGTACATCGCCGCTTTAAAACTTTATAGTTACattagagttatcccccttttgTTTCGCTCTTTTCGCAAGATACGCCATTGGAGGGCCTCGCACCATTAGTTTGGGTGGTCCAAAAATGTGAGTTTACAGAGTTTATAATCGTTTAGACTAAATGTAATTTCATTCCtattgtatgttatgttatcGATCACTCATATTTACTATGAATAGGAAATATACAGTCGacatattaaagtaaatcatGTCAAATTAAGGTGCATATCGTTTCGAGTAACATTTATTGCATTATAGCATAGTGTTGTTTGTTATGTGTTCTGTCTATCAGAAAGAGTAATTCTTCTTTCTGTTTGTTTCAGTTCTTCACTTTGTTTCATCGTAATTAAAATAAACCTCATACGCCGAGATATGGATTCGGGTTTTTTGTGTAGTATTTCGCCCCCCTCGTATCAGGATAGTGAAGAAATTTCGGACACTCTGTAATCGTGTTTCAATGCAGCCCGATAGACACTTGTACAACTACTCGTACTAGTCTCAGTGACCAATGGAACTGTTTTCGAACAAGCAATTTCGTACAAATTAGTGTCACACGTACCACTACTTGAAAACTACTCCATATAAGACtttccatatatattacacatatacagcCTCAATTTGTGTACAGTTAACTAGAACATTCGTACAAATATGTCGATCAAATCATCTGTAACTCAGGAAAACATTCTTGAAAGCCGAAGGACACGGGTCCTGACTGAGAAGGCCAAAGAACAATATGAACAAACATTAACCAAATTCAAGGATAAATTGTCCTCTGCTTGGGGAAAGTGCCAGTCTGAGTTGGACAATGTTATGTGTGCTAGTGATGATAACGTAGAAAATCTAAAAAAGTAAGACTTTCTCTGTCAATAGTATATGGTGGATATTGCATGATTTCAGATGAATTTACGTCCTACATGGACACAATCAACTCTGCAGAAAGCCAAGGTGAAGTAGCTCATCACGCAACAAATTTCAAAAGATCAGACTTCATAGTAAAAAACGTCCTTAAACAGATAGATGTAAAAATTAGTTCCGCAGAATATGAGACTCGTTCCAATCGGTCATCGAGGTACTCCGATCATTCTGGTCGCACTTCACGACACTCCGATCGCATCTCACAACATTCGAACTCTAGCTCTGATGCCGCTAGAAGGAGAGCTAAGGCAGACGCTGCTAAGGTTCGCGTCGCATATGTACAAAAGGAAGCTGAGTTACGTAAACATCAAGCATTTATTGAGCAGGAGGAGAAATTACACTTAGCAAAATTAGAACGTCAAAAACAAGAACTAAATGCGGatatgtatgttttacaagAACGCAAAAACTGTGCCGCAGCGGAAGCGGAAGCTGATGCACTTGAGACAATCAGTGCTGCAGGTGAAAGTATACATATTCCTGCACATCTCAATGTTCCTGTAGTGGATACTGTGTTGCGTACAGAGAAATATGTTAATTCGCTCACAAACATTGAAAATGGATCGCGTTACGACACAAGGGAACCGAACATTGAAAATGTGTCACATTACGAAGCAAGAGAACCGCACTTTGAGAATATGTCGCGTTACGAAGCGAGGCAACCCAACATTGGAAATGTGTCGCGCGACGAAGAAAGACAACCGAACATGGAAAATGTGTCGCAAAATGAATCGAGACAACCAGTCATGAAGGAGAGCACTGTCGCGTCTGAACTTTCGCAATTTCTATTAAAAAAAGATCTAATATTCTCGCGACTACACAAGTTCGACGATTCACCCGAAAATTATGCTGCCTGGAGAACTGGGTTTTGTAACATCATGGACGAACTCAATGTCTCGCCACCTGAAGAACTTGACTTGTTAATACGTTGGTTAGGACCTGAATCGGTGAAACACGCGACAAGCATCCGTGCAGCAAGTACGTCAAACCCAGTTAAAGGTCTTTCACGACTATGGGACCGTCTTAATGAAAGGTACGGAAGCCCCCAAATGGTCGAGAGCGCACtcaaaacaaaactaaacaaTTTTCCCAAGATCACGAACAAGGAGTTCAAGCGATTATATGAACTTGCTGACATTCTTTCGGAAATTGAATCTGCCATGGAAAACCCGACATACCGAGAACTTCTCTCATACTTTAACACCACTGCTGGGATAAATCCTATAGTCTCTAAGTTGCCGCACAACATTCAGGAAAAATGGACAAATCATGCTGTTCGGTATCGTAAACAATTTGATGTTGTTTTCCCACCCTTTTCATGCTTCACAGAATTCGTGCGCGAGATGAGTCAGATAAAGAATGATCCAGGATTTGTCTATGACAACGACACTGCGAAAGACAGCAGTACTCAGAAACAGGACAGAAATCCTGTTAGTCGTGCCCCCGCAAAGAAACGTGGAAACCAGTCGGCACCTCATGTCTCTACTTTCAAAACTGAAATCTCACCTACAGGAAACATGGAGTCTATCGACAGTTCATCGCTTTGTCCGTTGCATCACACAGGCCATTCGTTAAACTCCTGTCGTCAATTTCGATCAAAACCTATTGGAGTTAGGAGAAAATACCTTAAAGAAAAGAGGTACTGTTTCAAATGTTGTGACAGCACTGATCATGTGTACAAAAACTGTTCGAAGAACATAACATGCAATGTATGTCAAAGCACTGAACATCCGGGAGCTCTACATTTCGACGGCGGGGAGAAAAGTCGTGACAAAGAACCAGTAAAAACAGTCACCATACCACATAATGAGAAAGTTACGGCAAATTGTACGCGTATTAACAATGCCAGTGGCCGAAGTAAATCGTGTGCCAAAATCCTCATGGTAAATGTTCACCCTACACAAGAGCCACAGAatacagtaaagatgtatgCGTTGTTAGATGAACAAAGTAATAGATCTCTTGTACGCCCTGCGTTTTTCCaactttttgataaaaagtacGAAACTGTAAACTACTCGCTATCGACATGCTCTGGACTTGCTTCAGCTACAGGGAGGAAAGCATGTGACTTTACTGTCTCAGCACTTGATGGTTCATTTAATGCGGACCTACCATGCTTACTTGAATGTGACAATATTCCGAACGAGCGAGAGGAAATTCCAACTCCGGATGTTGCTTTGAGTTACCCACATCTTTCTGACCTCGCACAATACATTCCTGATCTCGACCCTAGTGTAGAAATTGTCATGCTTCTAGGCCGTGATATCCCTGAGGTACATCACGTACAAGATCAACGTATTGGTCCTTCCGGTTCACCTTACGCGCAACAA encodes the following:
- the LOC138313979 gene encoding uncharacterized protein — encoded protein: MISDEFTSYMDTINSAESQGEVAHHATNFKRSDFIVKNVLKQIDVKISSAEYETRSNRSSRYSDHSGRTSRHSDRISQHSNSSSDAARRRAKADAAKVRVAYVQKEAELRKHQAFIEQEEKLHLAKLERQKQELNADMYVLQERKNCAAAEAEADALETISAAGESIHIPAHLNVPVVDTVLRTEKYVNSLTNIENGSRYDTREPNIENVSHYEAREPHFENMSRYEARQPNIGNVSRDEERQPNMENVSQNESRQPVMKESTVASELSQFLLKKDLIFSRLHKFDDSPENYAAWRTGFCNIMDELNVSPPEELDLLIRWLGPESVKHATSIRAASTSNPVKGLSRLWDRLNERYGSPQMVESALKTKLNNFPKITNKEFKRLYELADILSEIESAMENPTYRELLSYFNTTAGINPIVSKLPHNIQEKWTNHAVRYRKQFDVVFPPFSCFTEFVREMSQIKNDPGFVYDNDTAKDSSTQKQDRNPVSRAPAKKRGNQSAPHVSTFKTEISPTGNMESIDSSSLCPLHHTGHSLNSCRQFRSKPIGVRRKYLKEKRYCFKCCDSTDHVYKNCSKNITCNVCQSTEHPGALHFDGGEKSRDKEPVKTVTIPHNEKVTANCTRINNASGRSKSCAKILMVNVHPTQEPQNTVKMYALLDEQSNRSLVRPAFFQLFDKKYETVNYSLSTCSGLASATGRKACDFTVSALDGSFNADLPCLLECDNIPNEREEIPTPDVALSYPHLSDLAQYIPDLDPSVEIVMLLGRDIPEVHHVQDQRIGPSGSPYAQQLHLGWTIIGETCLGTMHRPDTVNVNKTYLIKDRPSLCKPCPYNLRVKERAPSDTTAHDECEHSIFQRTRDDEKLGFSREDQEFLKIMDRDFTKDLHGRWTAPLPFKPHRPRLPNNKSQAVKRAHILDNTLRKDPIKRAHFITFMQKLFEQKHAELAPPLHDGQECWYLPIFGVYHPKKRDQIRGVFDSSAKHDGLSLNNVLMSGPDMTNNLPGILLRFRREQVAVTADVQQMFYNFFVCEDHRNFLRFLWYQDNDMSKDLVEYRMCVHVFGNTPSPAVATYGLRRTACENADNFGYDMKEFVEQDFYVDDGLMSLPSAPEAIDLMKRTQQALATAGIRLHKVASNSTQVLKSFPQEDLAKDLKDLEIGTDSLPVQHSLGLSWDLESDSFLFRISPDDKPYTRRGVLSVTNSLFDPLGFIAPVAIGGKILLRSMTTGMFDWDETLPSKFYK